Proteins encoded within one genomic window of Elephas maximus indicus isolate mEleMax1 chromosome 21, mEleMax1 primary haplotype, whole genome shotgun sequence:
- the NOL3 gene encoding nucleolar protein 3 isoform X3, with translation MQWPPGPAQLTNLASQGQAWTMGNAQERPSETIDRERKRLVETLQADSGLLLDALLARGVLTGAEYEALDALPDAERRMRRLLLLVQSKGEIACNELLSCAQRTARAPDPAWDWQHVGPGYRDRSYDPPCPGHWMPETPDSGTACPGLPRTSGWDEAGGLEGSEAVQSRISEDPKPELEAEASEGAELDPEPQMNPEPEPEAEPEPELEQEPDPEPDLDCEPADESEDS, from the exons ATGCAGTGGCCTCCAGGTCCCGCGCAGCTGACGAACCTGGCTAGTCAAGGTCAAG CCTGGACCATGGGCAACGCGCAGGAGCGGCCGTCGGAGACGATCGACCGCGAACGGAAACGCCTGGTAGAGACACTGCAGGCAGACTCCGGGCTGCTGCTGGACGCATTGCTGGCGCGGGGCGTGCTCACTGGGGCGGAGTACGAGGCGTTGGACGCTCTGCCTGATGCCGAGCGCAGGATGCGCCGGCTGTTGCTGCTGGTGCAGAGCAAGGGCGAGATCGCCTGCAACGAGCTACTGAGCTGTGCTCAGCGTACCGCGCGCGCACCTGACCCGGCTTGGGACTGGCAGCACGTGGGCCCTG GTTACCGGGACCGCAGCTACGACCCTCCGTGCCCGGGCCACTGGATGCCTGAGACACCCGACTCGGGGACGGCATGCCCCGGACTGCCCAGAACTTCTGGCTGGGATGAGGCTGGGGGTCTCGAGGGCTCCGAAGCGGTGCAATCCCGGATCTCCGAGGACCCCAAGCCGGAGCTGGAAGCCGAGGCTTCTGAAGGGGCTGAGCTGGACCCAGAGCCCCAAATGAATCCGGAACCTGAACCAGAGGCAGAACCAGAGCCTGAATTGGAGCAAGAGCCCGACCCAGAGCCGGATCTTGACTGTGAGCCAGCGGATGAGTCCGAAG ATTCCTGA
- the NOL3 gene encoding nucleolar protein 3 isoform X4: MGNAQERPSETIDRERKRLVETLQADSGLLLDALLARGVLTGAEYEALDALPDAERRMRRLLLLVQSKGEIACNELLSCAQRTARAPDPAWDWQHVGPGYRDRSYDPPCPGHWMPETPDSGTACPGLPRTSGWDEAGGLEGSEAVQSRISEDPKPELEAEASEGAELDPEPQMNPEPEPEAEPEPELEQEPDPEPDLDCEPADESEGVGLPNPMPGW, translated from the exons ATGGGCAACGCGCAGGAGCGGCCGTCGGAGACGATCGACCGCGAACGGAAACGCCTGGTAGAGACACTGCAGGCAGACTCCGGGCTGCTGCTGGACGCATTGCTGGCGCGGGGCGTGCTCACTGGGGCGGAGTACGAGGCGTTGGACGCTCTGCCTGATGCCGAGCGCAGGATGCGCCGGCTGTTGCTGCTGGTGCAGAGCAAGGGCGAGATCGCCTGCAACGAGCTACTGAGCTGTGCTCAGCGTACCGCGCGCGCACCTGACCCGGCTTGGGACTGGCAGCACGTGGGCCCTG GTTACCGGGACCGCAGCTACGACCCTCCGTGCCCGGGCCACTGGATGCCTGAGACACCCGACTCGGGGACGGCATGCCCCGGACTGCCCAGAACTTCTGGCTGGGATGAGGCTGGGGGTCTCGAGGGCTCCGAAGCGGTGCAATCCCGGATCTCCGAGGACCCCAAGCCGGAGCTGGAAGCCGAGGCTTCTGAAGGGGCTGAGCTGGACCCAGAGCCCCAAATGAATCCGGAACCTGAACCAGAGGCAGAACCAGAGCCTGAATTGGAGCAAGAGCCCGACCCAGAGCCGGATCTTGACTGTGAGCCAGCGGATGAGTCCGAAGGTGTGGGACTGCCTAACCCGATGCCTGGCTGGTAG
- the NOL3 gene encoding nucleolar protein 3 isoform X2, protein MQWPPGPAQLTNLASQGQAWTMGNAQERPSETIDRERKRLVETLQADSGLLLDALLARGVLTGAEYEALDALPDAERRMRRLLLLVQSKGEIACNELLSCAQRTARAPDPAWDWQHVGPGYRDRSYDPPCPGHWMPETPDSGTACPGLPRTSGWDEAGGLEGSEAVQSRISEDPKPELEAEASEGAELDPEPQMNPEPEPEAEPEPELEQEPDPEPDLDCEPADESEGVGLPNPMPG, encoded by the exons ATGCAGTGGCCTCCAGGTCCCGCGCAGCTGACGAACCTGGCTAGTCAAGGTCAAG CCTGGACCATGGGCAACGCGCAGGAGCGGCCGTCGGAGACGATCGACCGCGAACGGAAACGCCTGGTAGAGACACTGCAGGCAGACTCCGGGCTGCTGCTGGACGCATTGCTGGCGCGGGGCGTGCTCACTGGGGCGGAGTACGAGGCGTTGGACGCTCTGCCTGATGCCGAGCGCAGGATGCGCCGGCTGTTGCTGCTGGTGCAGAGCAAGGGCGAGATCGCCTGCAACGAGCTACTGAGCTGTGCTCAGCGTACCGCGCGCGCACCTGACCCGGCTTGGGACTGGCAGCACGTGGGCCCTG GTTACCGGGACCGCAGCTACGACCCTCCGTGCCCGGGCCACTGGATGCCTGAGACACCCGACTCGGGGACGGCATGCCCCGGACTGCCCAGAACTTCTGGCTGGGATGAGGCTGGGGGTCTCGAGGGCTCCGAAGCGGTGCAATCCCGGATCTCCGAGGACCCCAAGCCGGAGCTGGAAGCCGAGGCTTCTGAAGGGGCTGAGCTGGACCCAGAGCCCCAAATGAATCCGGAACCTGAACCAGAGGCAGAACCAGAGCCTGAATTGGAGCAAGAGCCCGACCCAGAGCCGGATCTTGACTGTGAGCCAGCGGATGAGTCCGAAGGTGTGGGACTGCCTAACCCGATGCCTGGCTG A
- the NOL3 gene encoding nucleolar protein 3 isoform X1, with amino-acid sequence MQWPPGPAQLTNLASQGQAWTMGNAQERPSETIDRERKRLVETLQADSGLLLDALLARGVLTGAEYEALDALPDAERRMRRLLLLVQSKGEIACNELLSCAQRTARAPDPAWDWQHVGPGYRDRSYDPPCPGHWMPETPDSGTACPGLPRTSGWDEAGGLEGSEAVQSRISEDPKPELEAEASEGAELDPEPQMNPEPEPEAEPEPELEQEPDPEPDLDCEPADESEGVGLPNPMPGW; translated from the exons ATGCAGTGGCCTCCAGGTCCCGCGCAGCTGACGAACCTGGCTAGTCAAGGTCAAG CCTGGACCATGGGCAACGCGCAGGAGCGGCCGTCGGAGACGATCGACCGCGAACGGAAACGCCTGGTAGAGACACTGCAGGCAGACTCCGGGCTGCTGCTGGACGCATTGCTGGCGCGGGGCGTGCTCACTGGGGCGGAGTACGAGGCGTTGGACGCTCTGCCTGATGCCGAGCGCAGGATGCGCCGGCTGTTGCTGCTGGTGCAGAGCAAGGGCGAGATCGCCTGCAACGAGCTACTGAGCTGTGCTCAGCGTACCGCGCGCGCACCTGACCCGGCTTGGGACTGGCAGCACGTGGGCCCTG GTTACCGGGACCGCAGCTACGACCCTCCGTGCCCGGGCCACTGGATGCCTGAGACACCCGACTCGGGGACGGCATGCCCCGGACTGCCCAGAACTTCTGGCTGGGATGAGGCTGGGGGTCTCGAGGGCTCCGAAGCGGTGCAATCCCGGATCTCCGAGGACCCCAAGCCGGAGCTGGAAGCCGAGGCTTCTGAAGGGGCTGAGCTGGACCCAGAGCCCCAAATGAATCCGGAACCTGAACCAGAGGCAGAACCAGAGCCTGAATTGGAGCAAGAGCCCGACCCAGAGCCGGATCTTGACTGTGAGCCAGCGGATGAGTCCGAAGGTGTGGGACTGCCTAACCCGATGCCTGGCTGGTAG